The following proteins are co-located in the Imtechella halotolerans genome:
- a CDS encoding CbbQ/NirQ/NorQ/GpvN family protein, with the protein MEVAENTIFYKAIGSEMDVFIHANKLKLPLLLKGPTGSGKSRFVEHMAHRINTNLITVSCHEETSATDLIGRFIIKGAETIWIDGPLTIAVKNGYILYLDEIAEARPDVIVAIHALTDHRRELFIDKLGETIKAAPNFQLVASFNPGYQKGFKELKPSTRQRFIALSFDYPAAKIETEIVSTESECSQEIAQKLVAIGNKIRNLTELGLAETVSTRLLVDAAKLIQDGLPKRLAVHIAVVEPLTDEPDTIQALKDLCDLMI; encoded by the coding sequence ATGGAGGTAGCAGAAAATACAATATTTTACAAAGCTATTGGTTCGGAAATGGATGTCTTTATCCATGCCAACAAGCTTAAACTTCCCTTACTATTAAAAGGACCCACTGGTTCTGGAAAATCAAGGTTTGTGGAACATATGGCACATAGAATTAATACTAATCTAATTACTGTGAGCTGTCATGAGGAAACATCCGCCACGGATTTAATCGGACGTTTTATTATCAAGGGGGCTGAAACAATCTGGATAGACGGACCACTAACCATTGCAGTAAAAAATGGGTATATACTATACCTGGATGAAATTGCAGAGGCACGACCAGATGTTATTGTAGCCATACACGCCTTAACGGATCACCGAAGAGAATTATTTATTGATAAACTAGGAGAAACCATCAAAGCAGCTCCAAATTTTCAATTAGTAGCTTCCTTTAACCCTGGATATCAAAAAGGATTTAAAGAATTAAAACCATCCACAAGGCAGCGTTTTATAGCACTTTCTTTTGATTATCCTGCAGCAAAAATAGAGACAGAAATTGTGTCAACAGAATCCGAATGCAGCCAGGAAATTGCTCAAAAATTGGTAGCTATTGGAAATAAAATCAGGAACCTTACAGAACTAGGATTAGCTGAAACAGTTTCTACACGGCTACTTGTAGATGCAGCAAAATTAATCCAAGATGGTCTCCCTAAACGACTGGCAGTACATATTGCAGTGGTTGAACCATTAACAGACGAACCTGACACTATTCAAGCACTAAAAGATTTGTGTGATTTAATGATTTAG
- a CDS encoding cbb3-type cytochrome c oxidase subunit I, whose protein sequence is MKYKSQKVAYWFFGLCMLLFTLQIVYGFIMGFARIGMDGLHDIIPFNTARAVHTNLLVVWLLTGFMGAAYYIIPEEAQRELVNVKLAYVQLISLALVGVVAIVGYHFNYWEGRKFLEIPRELDYLVVVNVLLFLGLILATLFKGKRRTTTALVLTMGLVFAALLYLPGMIWFDSQVTDSFFRWWVVHLWVEGVWELIMGGILSYLLIKLTGVDREVIEKWLYVIIGLTFLSGLLGTGHHYYYIGVNKIWLIVGGIFSALEPLAFLAMALFAVYMYRKGEKSHPNKVALFWTIGASIVSFIGAGLLGFAHTLPQTNIYTHGTLVTAMHGHYAFWGAYAMIVLAIISYAMPNITGRKRFDSKLAHAAFWLSNVGMLGMTVAFGVAGVAQVYLERKFKMEFMEVQSEIEVHFVVLLLCASLFATGIGLYIYEFFKYGKPSDEALKVNTH, encoded by the coding sequence ATGAAATATAAATCTCAAAAGGTGGCATACTGGTTTTTTGGTCTATGTATGCTTCTATTCACCCTTCAAATAGTTTATGGATTTATTATGGGCTTTGCCCGTATAGGAATGGATGGCTTACATGATATTATACCATTTAACACCGCCAGAGCCGTACATACAAACCTGTTAGTGGTTTGGCTATTAACAGGCTTCATGGGCGCCGCCTACTACATCATTCCTGAAGAGGCCCAACGAGAGCTTGTAAATGTAAAACTTGCTTATGTGCAACTAATTTCTTTAGCCCTTGTAGGTGTGGTGGCCATTGTTGGATATCACTTTAATTATTGGGAAGGACGTAAGTTTCTGGAAATACCACGTGAACTCGACTACCTAGTGGTTGTCAATGTACTATTGTTCCTTGGACTCATACTGGCGACTCTTTTTAAAGGAAAACGCCGAACAACAACAGCCCTAGTACTCACTATGGGATTGGTTTTTGCAGCCCTGTTATACCTTCCTGGTATGATTTGGTTTGACAGTCAAGTAACAGATTCCTTTTTCCGTTGGTGGGTAGTCCATCTGTGGGTTGAAGGAGTATGGGAATTAATAATGGGAGGTATCCTGTCCTACCTACTAATTAAACTTACGGGTGTAGATCGTGAAGTAATCGAGAAATGGCTGTATGTTATTATTGGACTAACCTTCTTATCTGGGTTATTAGGTACAGGACACCACTACTATTATATTGGAGTTAATAAAATATGGTTGATTGTAGGAGGAATATTCTCCGCTCTGGAACCATTGGCATTTTTGGCCATGGCTTTATTCGCTGTATACATGTACCGTAAAGGTGAAAAATCACATCCTAATAAAGTCGCCCTTTTCTGGACCATCGGAGCTTCAATCGTTTCTTTTATAGGTGCGGGCTTGCTAGGTTTTGCACATACCCTGCCACAAACCAATATTTATACACATGGGACGCTGGTAACAGCCATGCATGGTCACTACGCATTTTGGGGAGCCTACGCGATGATTGTTTTGGCCATTATCAGTTATGCCATGCCTAATATTACAGGTCGAAAACGCTTTGATAGTAAACTGGCCCATGCCGCATTTTGGCTTTCCAACGTAGGTATGCTTGGAATGACTGTAGCTTTTGGTGTGGCTGGTGTAGCTCAAGTGTATCTGGAACGAAAGTTCAAAATGGAGTTTATGGAAGTACAGAGTGAAATTGAAGTTCATTTTGTGGTTCTTCTTCTTTGCGCTTCACTCTTTGCTACAGGTATTGGATTATATATCTATGAGTTTTTCAAATATGGAAAACCCAGTGATGAAGCACTAAAAGTGAACACACATTAA
- a CDS encoding c-type cytochrome, whose translation MLSKSQARTFFLGGTVVTFLLFIGLTVYSFMPKNDQTNHDAIDQKVVRGKELWESNNCMGCHTILGEGGYYAPELTKVVERRGEGYIKAILQSPVPWAPNDRQMVAYGMSPEDAEAMVAYFKWIGNIDLNGFDRVVSPLAKDNNNDN comes from the coding sequence ATGTTATCGAAATCACAAGCCAGAACATTCTTTTTAGGCGGGACAGTGGTCACCTTTTTACTCTTTATTGGCTTAACTGTATACTCCTTTATGCCTAAAAATGATCAGACTAATCACGACGCTATTGACCAGAAAGTCGTGAGAGGTAAAGAATTGTGGGAATCTAATAATTGTATGGGATGCCATACCATTTTAGGTGAAGGCGGTTATTATGCCCCAGAACTCACAAAAGTAGTAGAACGTAGAGGAGAAGGCTATATTAAGGCAATCCTCCAATCCCCTGTTCCCTGGGCACCAAATGACCGACAAATGGTTGCTTATGGCATGAGCCCTGAAGATGCTGAGGCAATGGTTGCCTATTTCAAATGGATAGGTAATATTGATTTAAATGGATTTGACAGGGTCGTTTCTCCATTGGCAAAAGATAACAATAACGATAATTAG
- a CDS encoding amidohydrolase family protein, with product MQKVTLLMGSILFFVGANAQKIFDVHIHGDKDPSKQLAELVSNGVYKAAISTSWDLQTNYKTTADLIVLQGLLLACPEGKVPYSLQYCFPDQKEFPDINWVEQGIKENKIQFIGEVLSQYYGISPSDEKLFPYYALAEKYNIPVGIHTGLAGPNHGSPNFKVSMGNPLLIENLLQRFPNLKVWIMHSGAPFMEDLIAIMKYYPNVYADISVINNPYIFSKKEFKAIMTMLLEAGLENRLMFGSDNGDIKSAIENIEELGILNELQKRKIYYENAELFFTRQN from the coding sequence ATGCAAAAAGTGACTTTACTTATGGGTTCTATTTTATTCTTTGTGGGCGCAAATGCTCAAAAGATTTTTGATGTTCACATACATGGTGATAAAGATCCTTCCAAACAATTAGCAGAATTGGTGTCCAATGGTGTTTATAAAGCGGCTATAAGTACCTCTTGGGATCTGCAAACAAATTACAAAACTACAGCGGATCTAATAGTGCTTCAAGGGCTCCTTTTGGCTTGTCCTGAGGGTAAAGTTCCGTATAGTTTGCAATACTGTTTTCCCGATCAAAAAGAATTTCCTGATATCAACTGGGTTGAACAGGGTATTAAAGAAAACAAAATTCAATTTATTGGAGAGGTACTAAGCCAGTATTATGGGATATCTCCCTCGGATGAAAAACTGTTTCCATACTATGCACTGGCTGAAAAATACAATATTCCTGTTGGAATTCATACAGGTCTTGCGGGACCTAATCACGGAAGTCCGAATTTTAAGGTTAGTATGGGTAACCCCTTATTAATAGAAAATCTTTTACAACGATTTCCTAATTTAAAAGTCTGGATTATGCATTCTGGCGCTCCATTTATGGAGGATTTAATTGCCATAATGAAATATTACCCAAATGTGTACGCAGATATTTCAGTAATTAATAATCCATATATCTTCTCTAAAAAAGAATTCAAAGCTATTATGACCATGCTTTTAGAGGCAGGTTTAGAAAATAGACTGATGTTCGGTTCGGATAATGGGGATATCAAAAGTGCCATTGAGAATATTGAAGAACTTGGTATTCTCAATGAGTTACAAAAACGTAAAATCTACTATGAAAATGCTGAACTATTTTTCACTAGACAGAACTAA
- a CDS encoding TraB/GumN family protein → MEYTLKKGIYVMTIIFFLSLEFSHAQIHNNLNDGKFNTIMFKISSDKNDKISYLFGTHHAFGKAFFDSLPEANKALSASEVLLKENLNVPGQMAQDIINGRKQFTNWKKFVSKDDLEFLENLFATSPTDYNKMTPTEMYVFLNRHFKQQICLSKDVNDTSLSLDDYIASKAVELHKELYGLETTEEQINLLNKDVEGMPQKMHKRRLGNIIEKIKTRNLNDCQETKWYTQMGMDYQVDEPCRNTLLLTDRNHRWMKTISGLIEEKNCFIAVGLSHLMFECGLLNQLKEIGYTVTPMEVR, encoded by the coding sequence ATGGAGTATACCCTAAAAAAAGGCATATATGTAATGACAATTATTTTCTTTTTGTCATTGGAGTTTTCTCATGCTCAAATTCATAATAACTTAAATGATGGTAAGTTCAATACCATAATGTTTAAGATTTCTTCGGATAAAAACGACAAGATTTCCTATCTTTTTGGAACCCATCATGCTTTTGGAAAAGCTTTCTTTGACTCATTACCAGAAGCAAACAAGGCTCTTTCAGCAAGTGAGGTATTGCTAAAGGAGAACTTAAATGTTCCTGGACAAATGGCCCAGGATATTATCAATGGCAGAAAACAATTTACTAATTGGAAGAAATTTGTTAGCAAGGATGACTTGGAATTTCTGGAAAATTTATTTGCTACTAGTCCTACGGACTATAACAAAATGACTCCCACAGAGATGTATGTATTTCTAAACAGACATTTTAAACAGCAAATATGTTTGAGCAAAGATGTTAATGATACTTCCCTTTCTTTAGATGATTATATAGCTTCTAAGGCCGTTGAACTACATAAAGAACTTTATGGTCTGGAAACAACAGAAGAGCAAATAAACCTCTTAAATAAGGATGTAGAGGGAATGCCACAAAAAATGCACAAAAGAAGACTAGGTAATATAATTGAAAAGATTAAGACAAGAAACTTAAACGATTGCCAAGAAACAAAATGGTATACCCAAATGGGGATGGACTACCAAGTGGACGAACCATGTCGAAATACACTACTATTGACCGATAGAAACCATAGATGGATGAAAACCATTAGTGGATTAATAGAAGAAAAGAACTGTTTTATAGCGGTGGGATTAAGTCACCTAATGTTTGAATGTGGATTATTAAATCAATTAAAGGAGATAGGGTATACCGTTACTCCAATGGAGGTTAGATAG
- a CDS encoding SCO family protein, with product MKKLLFLLLALLVMASCTETKTNKSTTDSKEKPISDLSIYNLPEKWTNQNGKEVTLKEFRGSVLVMVMIYTSCKAACPRLVADMRHIEERILRSNKDNVKFILVSIDPEVDTPERLKEFSIENKMTGKHWSFLRSNEEQTREFAAVLAVNYKKISPIDFSHSNIISVFNEEGEMVFQQEGLGVSYDKTISVVNEEASN from the coding sequence ATGAAAAAACTACTATTCCTACTTTTAGCCCTTCTTGTAATGGCAAGTTGTACTGAAACTAAAACTAATAAATCAACAACGGATTCTAAAGAAAAACCAATTTCTGATCTATCTATTTATAATTTACCGGAGAAATGGACCAATCAAAATGGTAAGGAAGTAACCCTTAAAGAATTTAGAGGAAGTGTATTAGTCATGGTAATGATTTACACCTCTTGCAAAGCTGCATGTCCTAGATTAGTAGCTGATATGCGTCATATTGAAGAGCGTATACTAAGAAGTAATAAAGATAATGTCAAATTTATACTAGTTAGTATTGATCCAGAGGTAGATACCCCTGAGCGATTAAAAGAATTTTCTATAGAAAATAAAATGACAGGTAAACACTGGTCCTTCTTACGTTCAAACGAAGAACAAACCCGTGAATTTGCTGCAGTACTTGCCGTTAATTATAAAAAGATTTCACCCATTGATTTTTCGCATTCAAATATTATCAGCGTGTTTAATGAAGAAGGAGAAATGGTATTCCAGCAAGAAGGATTAGGAGTGAGTTATGATAAAACCATCAGTGTAGTTAATGAAGAGGCCAGTAACTAA
- a CDS encoding formylglycine-generating enzyme family protein, with product MILVGVSISFSQGDTEMATIKSGSYIPLYGATEKKEVNVNTFKLDMYPVTNQEFVQFLKTNPEYTRSKIKRLFAKESYLSHWKSDFDFGNLAPDAPVTNISWFAAKKYCECQGKRLPTLDEWEYVAMADSKRSDARTREDYNSYILGWYEKGKTFLNPVGSTFKNYWGVYDMHGLVWEWTFDFNSIFLSGESRKDKDTDQNLFCGSGSVNATDLMNYAAFMRYAFRGSLKASFTTKNLGFRCATDITQTNEINK from the coding sequence ATGATATTAGTAGGAGTTTCCATTTCTTTTAGTCAAGGTGATACGGAAATGGCAACCATTAAAAGTGGTAGTTATATTCCGCTGTATGGGGCCACTGAAAAAAAGGAGGTTAATGTGAACACCTTTAAATTAGATATGTACCCAGTAACTAATCAGGAGTTTGTTCAATTCTTAAAAACAAACCCTGAGTATACCAGATCAAAAATTAAAAGGTTATTTGCGAAAGAATCCTACTTATCTCATTGGAAGAGTGATTTTGATTTTGGCAATCTTGCCCCCGACGCTCCAGTGACCAATATTTCATGGTTTGCTGCTAAAAAATACTGTGAATGCCAAGGCAAAAGGTTACCCACCCTAGATGAGTGGGAATATGTAGCCATGGCCGATAGTAAAAGATCGGACGCCCGAACCCGAGAAGACTATAATAGTTACATTCTTGGATGGTATGAAAAGGGAAAGACATTTCTTAATCCCGTAGGTAGTACTTTTAAAAACTATTGGGGTGTTTATGATATGCACGGTCTTGTTTGGGAATGGACCTTTGATTTTAACAGTATCTTCTTATCAGGCGAATCCCGGAAAGATAAAGATACCGATCAGAATTTATTTTGCGGAAGCGGTTCAGTAAATGCTACTGATCTCATGAATTACGCCGCATTTATGCGCTATGCATTTAGAGGAAGCCTTAAAGCGAGTTTTACCACAAAGAATTTAGGTTTTCGATGTGCCACTGATATCACTCAAACTAATGAAATTAATAAATGA
- the nirK gene encoding copper-containing nitrite reductase yields MSHFLKNFLPVLVLLVLMVSCQKKEKETKKQEASKDYASYVTTGDLTAELTAPPHVPKPVGNRDAKKLTVEMEIKEEEGEMTDGVRYMYWTFGGSVPGSFIRTRVGDEVEFTLSNHPDNKLPHNIDLHAVTGPGGGATSSLVAPGHSKTFNFKCINPGLYVYHCATAPVGMHIANGMYGLILVEPEGGLPPVDREYYVMQGDFYTKGKYGEQGMQPFDMNKAVDEHADYVVFNGKVGALTGDGSLTAKVGETVRIFMGNGGPNLVSSFHVIGEIFDKVHIEGGDLINENVQTTLVPAGGAAIVEFKVDVPGTFILVDHSIFRAFNKGALGMLKVEGKENAKVYSGTTQEGIYQPEGGTIQEMPTSGKKEEENINKSLAQQITDGKNLYSRTCFACHQSEGQGIPGAFPPLAKADYLNANVNRAISTVLHGLSGEITVNGSKYNSVMTSQNLTDQEIADVLTYVYNSWGNNKTRVTAEMVKTERAKPAPKHKDIHE; encoded by the coding sequence ATGTCACATTTTTTAAAGAACTTTTTACCCGTACTAGTCCTACTAGTCCTAATGGTTTCGTGCCAGAAAAAAGAAAAAGAAACTAAAAAACAAGAAGCCAGTAAAGACTATGCAAGCTATGTCACCACTGGAGACCTAACAGCTGAGCTTACTGCTCCGCCACATGTACCGAAACCTGTCGGCAATCGTGATGCCAAGAAACTTACAGTAGAAATGGAAATTAAAGAGGAAGAAGGTGAAATGACTGATGGTGTACGTTATATGTACTGGACCTTCGGTGGAAGTGTTCCGGGAAGCTTTATTCGTACCCGTGTTGGTGACGAAGTGGAGTTTACACTGAGCAATCATCCTGATAATAAGCTTCCGCATAATATTGACTTACATGCCGTAACAGGTCCAGGCGGTGGTGCAACATCCTCCCTAGTAGCACCAGGACATTCTAAAACTTTTAATTTCAAATGTATTAATCCAGGTTTATATGTATACCATTGTGCAACTGCTCCCGTGGGTATGCATATTGCAAATGGAATGTATGGCCTAATCTTAGTGGAACCTGAAGGTGGCCTCCCTCCTGTAGATCGTGAATACTACGTAATGCAAGGAGACTTCTACACCAAAGGCAAATATGGGGAACAAGGAATGCAACCCTTTGACATGAATAAAGCAGTGGACGAACATGCGGATTATGTAGTCTTTAATGGCAAAGTAGGTGCACTAACCGGTGATGGCTCCCTTACTGCAAAAGTGGGTGAAACGGTACGAATTTTTATGGGTAATGGAGGTCCAAATCTGGTATCCTCTTTCCATGTGATTGGAGAGATTTTTGACAAGGTGCACATTGAAGGTGGTGATTTGATCAATGAAAACGTACAAACCACCCTTGTACCAGCCGGAGGAGCTGCCATTGTTGAGTTTAAGGTGGATGTGCCTGGAACCTTTATTTTGGTGGACCATTCCATATTTAGAGCCTTCAATAAAGGTGCCTTAGGAATGTTAAAGGTTGAAGGAAAAGAAAATGCAAAAGTATATTCTGGAACCACTCAAGAAGGAATCTACCAACCTGAAGGTGGTACTATTCAAGAAATGCCAACCAGTGGTAAGAAAGAAGAAGAAAATATCAATAAATCATTAGCGCAACAAATCACAGACGGTAAGAACTTGTACTCTCGTACTTGCTTTGCATGTCACCAATCCGAAGGACAAGGAATACCCGGTGCCTTCCCTCCTTTGGCCAAGGCAGATTATTTAAATGCCAATGTTAATCGAGCTATTAGCACAGTACTACATGGATTAAGCGGAGAGATTACTGTAAATGGTAGTAAATATAACTCAGTAATGACAAGTCAAAACTTAACAGATCAGGAAATTGCGGATGTATTAACTTATGTTTACAATAGCTGGGGTAACAACAAAACACGTGTAACTGCTGAGATGGTTAAAACTGAACGAGCAAAACCTGCACCCAAACATAAAGACATACACGAATAA
- a CDS encoding acyltransferase family protein has translation MNTFSKETLLKSKQHFHVLDGLRGIAALAVVIFHFMEWIYPDFTENFIGHGFLAVDFFFCLSGFVIAYAYDNRLTKMGVKSFFTSRLIRLHPLVIAGTLLGFMGLFLDPFADHTSAHSIGTLILMLICSLFLIPLPIMEERAFNLFSLNAPSWSLFWEYIANILYALVLIRLSKKILWILLLMAACGIIWVSYTSGNLLGGWSGGTFADGGIRMSYSFLAGLLIFRSGWIIKNKIGFSVLAVLLTAAFMSSGLWKSAIVEPLIVLFYFPLLVSLGAGSIVSDSIQKVCEFMGNLSYPLYMTHYVGIWWFGNYFISKNPSQENLVWIITLGTIAMVLFAWLVMKFYDIPVRNYLSRKRKERLLGK, from the coding sequence ATGAATACCTTCTCAAAAGAAACATTACTGAAAAGTAAGCAACATTTTCATGTCCTAGATGGATTAAGAGGAATTGCGGCATTAGCTGTGGTCATATTTCATTTTATGGAATGGATTTATCCAGATTTCACAGAAAACTTTATTGGACATGGATTCCTTGCCGTCGATTTTTTCTTTTGTCTTTCTGGATTTGTAATTGCGTACGCCTATGACAATAGACTTACAAAAATGGGTGTTAAATCATTTTTCACTTCCCGATTAATTCGTCTACACCCACTAGTCATTGCTGGTACATTATTAGGTTTTATGGGACTTTTTTTAGACCCTTTTGCTGACCATACATCGGCTCATTCCATAGGAACACTGATACTCATGCTTATATGCTCTTTATTTCTTATCCCATTACCCATCATGGAAGAAAGAGCCTTTAATCTATTTAGTTTAAACGCACCTTCTTGGTCACTATTCTGGGAATATATTGCCAATATTCTTTATGCACTAGTCCTTATTAGGTTATCTAAGAAAATACTTTGGATATTACTTCTAATGGCAGCATGTGGTATCATATGGGTGAGTTACACCTCCGGAAATTTACTTGGTGGTTGGAGTGGTGGAACTTTTGCAGATGGAGGTATCCGAATGTCCTATTCCTTTTTAGCTGGCTTACTTATTTTTCGTTCTGGTTGGATCATTAAAAATAAAATTGGCTTTAGTGTCCTGGCCGTTCTACTTACTGCTGCATTTATGTCTTCTGGCTTATGGAAAAGTGCCATAGTTGAACCTCTTATAGTGCTATTCTATTTTCCACTATTAGTATCCCTTGGAGCTGGTTCTATAGTATCAGACTCTATTCAAAAAGTATGTGAATTTATGGGGAATCTATCGTATCCTTTATATATGACCCATTATGTAGGTATTTGGTGGTTTGGTAATTACTTTATCTCTAAAAATCCATCACAAGAAAATCTAGTATGGATAATTACCTTAGGCACCATAGCCATGGTCCTATTTGCATGGCTTGTGATGAAATTCTATGATATTCCCGTTCGAAATTATTTAAGTAGAAAAAGAAAAGAGCGTTTGCTCGGTAAATAA
- a CDS encoding helix-turn-helix domain-containing protein, whose product MKKDVVELYGDVFSSINEYDQSLIKKHLEKHFEMDEFLPAYNSYFIVTNTTTQTFPFVGKGFKANLGLDPERMKTEGTKYWLTHFHPIDLQIFLHTMNDMMVYTLSTVAPEKRKKLTYSWSFRIKTAWGNYKTVFAHTLPIVLDDMGKPVIGVTQHTVIGEGEQAPIMGTVKYLDEHGTYTTLLHKNYSKSYLNSLLSKREIEISELLAHNLTSKEIASQLFISTHTVNTHRKNILKKTNLKSTHQLRPYFLH is encoded by the coding sequence ATGAAAAAAGACGTTGTTGAACTCTATGGAGATGTTTTTAGCTCCATTAATGAATACGATCAATCCTTAATTAAAAAACACCTAGAGAAACATTTTGAAATGGATGAATTTCTTCCAGCATATAATTCTTATTTCATTGTTACCAATACCACTACTCAAACATTTCCCTTTGTGGGAAAAGGGTTTAAAGCAAACTTAGGATTGGATCCTGAAAGAATGAAAACCGAAGGAACCAAGTATTGGCTTACGCATTTTCATCCCATAGATCTCCAGATTTTTTTGCATACCATGAATGATATGATGGTATATACTTTAAGCACTGTTGCACCTGAAAAGCGCAAAAAACTTACCTATTCATGGAGTTTTAGAATCAAAACTGCCTGGGGAAATTATAAAACAGTTTTTGCCCATACACTTCCTATAGTTTTAGATGATATGGGGAAGCCTGTAATAGGTGTTACCCAACATACGGTTATTGGTGAGGGTGAACAGGCCCCGATAATGGGCACTGTCAAATATTTAGATGAGCACGGAACCTACACCACACTTTTACATAAAAATTATTCGAAGAGTTATTTGAATTCTTTGCTATCCAAGCGTGAAATTGAAATTTCGGAATTATTGGCACATAATCTCACTAGTAAAGAGATTGCCTCACAGTTGTTTATAAGTACTCACACTGTAAATACTCATAGAAAAAACATTCTCAAAAAAACCAACCTAAAAAGTACCCATCAACTCCGGCCTTACTTCCTTCATTAA
- a CDS encoding SEL1-like repeat protein — MKKYRYILLTLIVAFNASFLFSQSEFYYKDRVDMTDAQAAKASDYYKKGVELVKSASDGNTKEEARLLFENAAKMKHLKAMVKLAEGYTMGEHWKIDADQAIYWAKQAFDREALQASYYLAYIYFGGLGEAHIDYKKSRNYCMQFIEMEKKDPTFDLGSVAVVNTMYGLALLEGYGGKKNRELGLKHLKIACDHGLKEACQSYNGYSNE; from the coding sequence ATGAAAAAGTACCGCTACATTTTGTTGACTTTAATCGTTGCTTTTAACGCATCATTTCTTTTCTCACAAAGTGAATTCTATTATAAAGATCGAGTTGATATGACCGATGCCCAGGCAGCTAAGGCTAGTGATTATTATAAAAAAGGAGTAGAATTAGTAAAATCTGCCAGTGACGGTAATACTAAAGAAGAGGCCAGACTTCTTTTTGAAAATGCTGCAAAAATGAAGCATCTAAAGGCTATGGTCAAACTTGCTGAAGGATATACTATGGGAGAACATTGGAAAATTGACGCCGATCAAGCAATTTATTGGGCTAAGCAAGCCTTCGATAGGGAAGCACTTCAAGCTTCCTATTATTTGGCATACATCTATTTCGGTGGACTAGGAGAAGCGCATATAGATTACAAAAAGTCCAGAAATTATTGCATGCAGTTTATTGAAATGGAGAAGAAGGATCCCACTTTTGATTTAGGCTCGGTGGCTGTCGTTAATACCATGTATGGACTGGCACTTCTGGAAGGATATGGAGGTAAAAAAAATCGAGAACTTGGTTTAAAACATCTTAAAATAGCTTGCGATCATGGACTGAAAGAGGCTTGCCAATCCTATAATGGGTATAGTAATGAATAG